The DNA window ATCCAGCCCTACGAGGACTACGGCGTCCAGAAGTACGTGGAGTGGACGCCCAATCCGAACCAGCAGTTCGACATCCGGCGCTTCAACTTCCGGATGCGGCGCGCCTAGGCCATTTCGGGGGGGTCTCCAAAGCCCCCCCCGATGGCCCCCCCTAACGGCGCGCCGCAAGACGTCGCGGGGCTGGGGTCCCGCCGTCCGAGGCGCGCGAACCCAGGGTGGCGCCGGCGAAGCCGCTACCGAGGGACGGCCCCGACCACGCCCTCCACGAGCCAGTTCATGCTCCACAGGACCGCGTCGGCCGGCTTGTCGCCTGCGGCGACGCGCACCCGTCCGGCCTGGTCCCGGACCGGTCCCCAGAAGACGTCGAACCGCCCGGCGACGAGATCTTCGCGCCGCCGCTCGACCTGGCTCCGGACGGCCTCGGGCACCGCCGGCCCGAAGGGGGAGAGGGCGACCATGCCCTGGCCGATGGGCGCCCAGATCCCCTCGCTCTTCCAGCTGCCGGCCCGCACCTGGCGCGCGACCTCCGCGTAGTACGGGCCCCAGTTCCACACGGCCGACACCAGGTGCCGCGTTGGCGCGAATCGGCTGGCGTCCGAGTTGTAGCCGACGGCGTAGGCTCCGCGGGCTTCGGCCGCCTCGACCGGAGCCGGTGAATCGCTCTGGGTGGCGATGACGTCGGCGCCCCCGTCCAGCAGCCGGTTGGCGGCCTGGGTCTCGGCCGGCGGCGCGAACCAGGCCTGGGTCCAGGCCACCTGGACCTTGGCGTCGGGATTCGCCTCGCGCGCGCCCACCGTGAACGCGTTGAGAATCCGGATGACCTCGGGGGTCGGCAGCGGGGCCACGTAGCCGATGAGGTGGCGGCGGGTCAGCTTGCCGGCCACGAGCCCGCTCAGATAGCTCGCCTGGTACATGCGGCCGAAATAGGTCCCGACGTTCGCCCGCCGCCGGTCCCCCGAGCAGTGGAGGAACACGACGTCGGGGAAGCGCTCCGCGACCTTCAGGGTCGCGTCCAGGTACCCATAACTCGTCGCCACCACGATCTTGTGGCCGTCCTGGGCCAGCTGGGCCAGCACTCGCTCGGCCGCCGC is part of the Candidatus Methylomirabilota bacterium genome and encodes:
- a CDS encoding BMP family ABC transporter substrate-binding protein, whose protein sequence is MTTRWLAVAAAALVLGGASADAQDALRVGFVYIGPVADYGWSYAHDEGRKYLERAVPGIRTTSVESVPEGAAAERVLAQLAQDGHKIVVATSYGYLDATLKVAERFPDVVFLHCSGDRRRANVGTYFGRMYQASYLSGLVAGKLTRRHLIGYVAPLPTPEVIRILNAFTVGAREANPDAKVQVAWTQAWFAPPAETQAANRLLDGGADVIATQSDSPAPVEAAEARGAYAVGYNSDASRFAPTRHLVSAVWNWGPYYAEVARQVRAGSWKSEGIWAPIGQGMVALSPFGPAVPEAVRSQVERRREDLVAGRFDVFWGPVRDQAGRVRVAAGDKPADAVLWSMNWLVEGVVGAVPR